From the Pyrenophora tritici-repentis strain M4 chromosome 5, whole genome shotgun sequence genome, the window ATTACCCTTGCAAGCCGCTGAGTTAGTCCTAGGCAACCATGTGCTGATCTGTCCATGCGGCAAGACCAAATCGAATTGCGAAATGGGAAATCAATTCTGCCCATGACTGTAACACTAAGTTGCTAAGAGCCCATTTTTTTTATATCTAAATGGTATTTGCGGATGAAGCACAGGGGCCAAGCCTGTTTTGCGGTAACGTTGATTGATTACCCCGCGGTCCTTTCAGAGAGCTGTGCGCTGAGGATAAATCGTGTGCAGGAACCGGAAGCCGATTTCGATCAGCACCGTAGTACGATGTCTGAGCATATATTTGAGCACGTTAGACCGCGCCAGATAACGAGCGAGTCATGCTCAGCCTTAGCCGCTAGCCGGGTGGCGTGCTAATAGAATACCACTAAGCCTCTTACAGAATTTCTGTACGGGTTGTAAGTAATGCGCCTTAGCGGTCAATCCTGCTCTGCATATCAACATACCTACACAACAGCGCCACGACTAAAGATGCCGTAGCACTTCGCTCGGGATATACTATTTGCATATTTTAAAATAGAACTATAGACTCTCAGCTATATGCATACAACCTCTAGCGCATCCGAGGCTGACCGAGCCAGGGCTGGCATACATACCCGTAGCGAATTATAGTATTGCTAGCCACACAAGAGCTTCGTTGCAAAGAGATGATATATAAGAGATACTTGAGAGTAAAGGTCTCTATCCCGGGATTCTGCACGTTTCTTATCGGTGGCTGCGTTTGTTGTGGTGAAGAGTATGGCTGGCATGCCGCCACGCAGGGTTTTCCGCCACACGTGGAGGGATAGTAGTAAGTATACAATCCATCAGATCACCACATTCCATTACTCTTCTTTAGTACCTAGAGTAAGCCAACGCGATTGCACAGGAGCATATACACAGTGCATTAATAGATTAGCTAGTCTTGTACATCCTATCGCATTCAAAGTCAAAAATTGCAGCGGTCTTCACCTTGTTGTCCAAGATTCTGTTCGCGACGATTATTTGAGCGAAGCACGCATCACAGTTTAGAAGACTAGCATTATCAGTACAGTATCTTGAAGTATAGCTAGTAGAGCTGCTGAAGCCATAGTATACAAGAACAGCAGAGTCAATGCCTAGTCTCACCTGCGGCCATGTGTCATCAGCCCTTGCGCAGGACCACCATAGTGCCAAGCTGCTCATGCTCTGCCAACTCCGCCAGCACGCCGTCTGGCAAATCCCTGTTGCCTTCCACAACCCTCGCTGCGAAGTGAGCAGCTCTCGCCTGCATATTCATTACCATGGAGTAGTCCTGCTGATGCGAAGACATGGACGACCAGTTAGGGATGATGCGCCTAAGCGCGGTCTCGTTGGCGCGGCCAATGCATGCGTACCCATGCTGCACGGCGTCCTGCAGTTGTGCGTAAATCTCCTCATTAGACATACGGTCAAGCGCAGCCTGCGGAAGCGACCGGCCGAGAACAGGTAGGCCAAAGCAATCGCCTTTGCCTATAGGGCGGGAAGTGTCGACCAGAAAGCCTGCAGCTATCGCGGCGTCGCGCGCTTGTTGAGCGGCCGTCACCCAGAATCGATTGGGAGCCATCTGCATAGCGAAGTGTACCTGCCTGAGCGGAAGAGAAGGATCTTGGGGGACAGGGACGCGAGGCGTATCGGTGATCTGTATGAGAAGGATGGAGCCGGGAGCTTCGGTGTGACCGGTGGACCTGAATTGCACAGGAACGGTTGTCTCAGCAGGCGTGGGCGCGATGTCCGTGAAGCGGGCGGACATGGTGATGATAAGGCGTCCAGTAGGCTTGAGCAGTTTGCGTAAGTTGCGAAGCAGTTGAAGACGTTGGTCGGCTGGAATCGTCTTGAGTAGGTGAAGGGCGAAGATACAATCGAACGTCTCGGGCGCCCCAGGCAGCGCGGCGATACGATTTTTTAGAGCACCATCAGTGACGTTTGCGCACAGAAGATGGACTTGCTGTTGGGGAGTTCCTTGAGGAGGCACAGTGAGGCCCGCGTGGTTGAGCTGCCAAGGGATATCGATGGTAAGAAAGCCCTGCACAGCATCCACGGCGACGCAGAACCCAGCGCCAACCGCCCGCTTCGCATCGGCGATCAATCGGCCACTACCGGCACCAATTTCGAGGACGCTCTGTCCAGGCTGTAGGGAGGCTAGCTCCAGAGCGCGCTGTCCGTCTGGGCGATGGGAAGGATCCAAGTAGTCGTGAAGGCCAACCATGCACTGGAAGGCGTTGTCAATCTCGGGAATTGTGCGATAGTACACCATGGCGACGGGGGGAATCGGGCCAAGTGTGGATGGTGAGGTTGAGCTGAGATAGGATCGGGAGGCTCGAATGTTGGGAGTATAAGAAGTTAGTGTCGCAGAAGTAGAGAGTATATATTGGTGAAACAATGTTAAGGTGGATGGTGAGAGAGTTGACGTTGAAGGGAGCAGGGACATAGATCCCGTCTTGATATTGAAGAGTGCGGTGACATGTGAGGTGATAGTTGACTTCACATTGGCTTGTGGTAGATGAAATCGTGTATGAGTGGTAAAGGTAAGATTAATCCTGAAGAACTTTCGGCAGCTAATTGAGCTTGAAGGTGATGTTGGAGTGGCAAAATTCTGAAGCTCCAATCTAACTACAACTGACTACAGTAAGTTACAGTATATTCCTTAGTTGCGCCTGTGCAACTGTTACGCAACCACCAAAGCGCGATTAGAATAACTAGCAAAACATGTCGCTGGGCTTGTGCTCTGCTCAATTGTCTCTACGATCTAAAAAGCTCTAGGCAAAAGATATAGTTAGATGTGTCACGAAATCCGAGCCTACCCGAGGCGAAGCTGGTATAGACTTACAGCGATTGTTAGAGTGTAACTTAGGAAGAAAGCGAAGTGTTAAAGGTCAAAGTACTCATTTGTCTCAGCACAGTGGGTGTCCCAGCACTTAGGGACGGACGTTAGTTTTGTCTCACTTGTAACTAATGTATCTCGACATAATTAGGCTAGAAACAGGAATATATACATTATTACTAATCTATCCATGCAGTATGAAATTCGATAGTACATCGCAAGCAGGATTTGACTAGTCATGAGAAGCTATTCAAATGAATTCTTGTTTCACCCGCATTCGCTTTGAGCTGTACTTACGCTCATAGGGCTCAGAAACGCTTGGACGTTTCAAAGGGATTGCAGGTAGTGGCTTTTCGCACGTCATGTGGTCTATAGTACCGAAGGGTCGCTCAAGATTCTGACCATTGATTAATTTCGCCAAGGTAGTTGGGAAACCACTTATTAGTCTTGGAGTACTCGTAATGCCTCGAATGGAGAACGCGATAACCTCGTCCATTGTCTCGGCACGGAATGTGATCCGTCTTTTGAATGGAGGGAGTCCTTTGGGAATAGTCTGAATACAGCGAACGGGGTTTCCCTGGACGAGAAACCATGAAGAGGTTTCGAGCAGTTGCTCATACAAATAGCGTAGACCTTCTCGAGGCAGGTCAAGGCGACAATATATGTACCCTAAGCACAGGTAACTACCTCCCTCTAGTTTAGGTAGTGCATCTAGTTCAAAGTAGAACATTGAAGCTAGCATCAAGTCAATTACCGCTGTTATAGTACCTCCATCGTTTTGGATCTTCCGTGTGGTAATAGCCTTAAGATTCGGTATCTGAAGTGCATCATCCAAGCTCGGCTCTGGGCCAGTAAACTGTACATTAAGTCGATGGTATTTATGCCGTATGTTGAGATCTAGGGAGTTGTAAAACCGTTTCCATGCATCTTCGCCGTTCAAGTTACGCATAAAGCTATTGAACAAGCGCACGTAAAATCGGGATCTCGTGATCCCGAGATCTACGGCATCCGCTGACGTTCCGGTCCCAAGCGATAAAGCAAAATCGGGGTATGGTTTCGCCGGCCATATGAAACGAGCTTCCCATTGAGCGATGCTCGCTGGATTATTGTGTTGAAGCCCTCCATCCTGAAACATCCCCAAGCTGCGGACCGCCTGAGGTTTGAAAAACCAAGGTGCGGCTGATGTACAGCATGCCCTGAAATCGTCAGACTATGCAAACCTTGCGATTGAAGGACACTTACGCATCACTGACAGAGATATCATCCTGCGCTTTTTCAGCGCGAACAACATCATATCCTAATAGTCGTAAGCTAAAGCTGTCACAGTGAAGATATCTACTGACCGATGTTATCAGGACGCTTCCCCCCGTTGTAGTTAGTGAACAACCACGGTAGCGAGTCATTAACAGCTGTTGTAGTGACAGCTACTTTAGTGTCGTTTCTCAACGGATTGAACATCTGCAGTGGGGAGTCGAATGTTTTCCTGAAAGCTTCTTGTACTGCTGCGAGACTATACTGGCCATCTTCGACATATGCCACGAGAAGTTGAAGCGCTCTTGAAATCAGTGCTTTTCGCTTGCCAAACGTTTTGGCTGCTACTTGCTCGAATCTTTGTATAGACTCAGCAGCGCTCCATTGCAGCAAGAACATACCAATGACAACAAGACCGCCTATCATTATTAGTTTGAGACTGAGTAATTTTTTAATATTCTTACCAGCCGATGTTCCACATACAAAGTCGAAGTTATCCTTCGCAGCGCATCCAAACGGGGCAAGTAAGCTGTCGAGATGTTGAAGGAAGGTCAGAGGTATCACTCCTCTGACACCACCCCCGTCGACACTCAGAATCCGTATACCCGCTGTCGGGGGGACGAATCGAAAAATTGAGTTTTTGTAATTCACGCCACATAGGACGCATTCTGGAAGCTCATATGTGTTTCTCTCGGAGTGGGAGCGACGTCCGAATATCCGAATACACGGGTCACATAGAGCGTGACTACATGGAAGAACCTTTTCTGGCATACGCGAGAAGCAACAGAAACACGATCGATGGCTTTTGAGGTCCGCTAAGTGGGTGTGATTCGCGTTCAATACCTCACGGTGCACATCGCTAGCAGATTGTGCGCCATCCTCGTACTTCGCAAAGATGACTCGAAACTCATGTAGTACAGCAGAGACGAACTTGCGCTGTATCTCCCTGTGCATCGTATACGAAGCAATAGCAGCTTTGCATGGATCAGCATAAAGTGAGCTAAATAGATACTCCGGTGAGAAACCTAAATATGTGAGCAGGACATCAACGAAAATGACATATAACGTACTATGCGCGTCTGGTGGATAGCTAGATAGAAGCAGGGCTGAAGCTATCAAAGGTGCAGCGAAATGCCAGAGCCAGGCTTGTGAAGGCATCTGGTTTAAGAAGTCCGTGAGGCAAGCTTCAAGGAGATTGGTCGTGAAACCTCGCGGGCGAGAAGCACTGGCGAAATGGAATCCTGTCGTGCTATCGCTACTCATGTGGCTAAGTGCTTGCTTTGTCAAAGCTTGAAAGTGAGTATAACTAAACTGCGTAAATTTGCTTGCGCGCTCATCCATGGATGCGTCAGACATGGCTAAAAGGCGTCTCTTCAAAGCCCGTGCTCGGGCTGTGGTTGATTTACATGATTGCAGGCCCAGAACTTCAATATCGCCTATTCCTAGGCGTTTAGGCTGTTTATCCTGCGACTCGCTATTATTTTGCATAGCTTCGACAAGTAGCAGGGTGGCTTTGTTGGC encodes:
- a CDS encoding Methyltransf-18 multi-domain protein, producing MVYYRTIPEIDNAFQCMVGLHDYLDPSHRPDGQRALELASLQPGQSVLEIGAGSGRLIADAKRAVGAGFCVAVDAVQGFLTIDIPWQLNHAGLTVPPQGTPQQQVHLLCANVTDGALKNRIAALPGAPETFDCIFALHLLKTIPADQRLQLLRNLRKLLKPTGRLIITMSARFTDIAPTPAETTVPVQFRSTGHTEAPGSILLIQITDTPRVPVPQDPSLPLRQVHFAMQMAPNRFWVTAAQQARDAAIAAGFLVDTSRPIGKGDCFGLPVLGRSLPQAALDRMSNEEIYAQLQDAVQHGYACIGRANETALRRIIPNWSSMSSHQQDYSMVMNMQARAAHFAARVVEGNRDLPDGVLAELAEHEQLGTMVVLRKG